The Xiphophorus couchianus chromosome 14, X_couchianus-1.0, whole genome shotgun sequence genome includes a region encoding these proteins:
- the kiaa0232 gene encoding uncharacterized protein KIAA0232 homolog codes for MRPVSTDSDGPAPPENLSCPFPLPASEMSLLQSLGPVQSWLGQELEKCGIDAMIYTRYVLSLLLHDSYDYDLQDQENDIFLGWEKGAGKKWGKGKKKGGTDLSLEEIKKQAAVQCLRSASDENSGIESLVEELCSKLKDIQNKQKEEKRIQKKSDGCQSPERADSPSSKDQVEMYYEAFPPLSEKPVCLQEIMTVWNKAKACTYSSSSSSAAPQTSTDTSSPKDCNSDGEAAKERHLEACGTIPTVTSERGQQRRSKKEKENRCHGGAAAEEKTISHFKRQIRHRSEGKYRPRSWSSGSSEAGSSSSGNQGDTKSSRSKTVRVRHKSREATKNKRTRNNGQVKLQMKVVDKEERRKVGASGGGATGSVAKQPQVYKKGKRPLKEIRKELGWLEARESAVEARNKKEYKEEPLWYTEPITEYLVPFSSCQSKLETKYRSKVGSPDGFGFSEEMERLPEKIQGICIASESYQRAYLPAGSFVDGHFVEAPGDVDNEPADLTDTLRCPQPEDSRDLDDKHLSEFTDFYEVDIYQSILDTSASDTIQESRILSLIRQKSKEQGDNEAECCLVLDGLEQQGKSAIQADSQEASGTVGFLMEDFENLVHVWGCYSPSSSEDIDGESFLGDSPVRLSPLLDSVSLTLSKLSRPVEEPAVPEAPSEASALDSSCFSLFEVQCEGATFPFPRDSLSVSHENNTNSSSCLDPHSNKQSRLLIWTKNSAFDETEHCSNLSTRTCSPWSHSEETRSDNEQGNALVEDAAPFGRDEPDRVIPPPLSGTYLEDEILEFLQEDSGKKCEKVSVSTAPNQTFTKKSKLESICGIALERDESKPYSTDVFSDNANQQSDNYSSGIIKDIWTAIGDGKFAASKHGADKPGKGLFSDESGTCCCRCLEVQTKGVSVQRPQKKAVQRSEYRLWDGKKEEQDLAKNKLSKVDAAGDYMTPSKPWDLNSDKESTSFILGGVYGELKTLSGDKNWAVVPPSDTQDSLLQCAAAAASASSSDMLTITGRDVFTGSRFAPGHRPLWRPLVSFGQSDQAIKGGGDGLNKGFSLIFHEDLLGSYGGLHKEEQGLEYPFASFNLNNPFSQVLHVECSLEPEDMASFSPGFKPKSILCSDSESEAFHTRIYGINRTQYRAIRISPRTHFRPISASELSPGGVSDSEAETDKEEMSFPIAAPVDVFDDPQADLKPLEEDAECEGPYYGKSELESGKFLPRLKKSGMEKSAQTSLDSQEGSSTLLPIAEQESGLSCKMTAAAVPSAGEQVDVGKIQQEESAEEKQPHLCSPAGQTPKYGIAYDYVGDMQEFPLLNRSGQGGIGSQQDEFWWQNTICSPLFPGSQCTGSSNI; via the exons ATGCGTCCCGTGAGCACCGATTCAGACGGTCCTGCTCCTCCTGAGAACCTCTCTTGCCCCTTCCCCCTGCCCGCTTCAGAGATGTCCTTGCTCCAGTCGCTGGGGCCGGTGCAGAGCTGGCTTGGCCAGGAGCTCGAGAAGTGTGGGATAGACGCCATGATCTACACCCGCTACGTCCTGAGCCTTCTCCTGCACGACAGCTACGACTACGACCTGCAGGACCAG gagAATGACATCTTCTTGGGATGGGAGAAAGGAGCTGGGAAGAAGTGGGGCAAGGGCAAGAAGAAAGGAGGGACCGACCTGAGTCTGGAGGAGATAAAGAAGCAAGCCGCCGTGCAATGCCTTCGCTCTGCATCTGATGAA AACTCTGGAATTGAGAGTCTGGTTGAAGAGCTTTGCTCTAAACTTAAGGacatccaaaacaaacagaaag AAGAGAAACGCATTCAAAAGAAATCTGATGGCTGTCAGTCACCAGAACGTGCCGATTCGCCTTCTTCTAAGGACCAGGTGGAAAT GTACTATGAAGCCTTTCCTCCTTTGTCAGAGAAACCTGTTTGTCTCCAAGAGATCATGACGGTGTGGAACAAGGCCAAGGCCTGCACATACTCCAGTTCATCATCCTCTGCAGCTCCACAAACCAGCACAGACACCTCTTCCCCCAAAGACTGCAATAGTGACGGTGAGGCTGCAAAAGAGCGACACCTCGAGGCGTGTGGTACCATCCCTACTGTGACCAGCGAGAGAGGCCAGCAACGACGAAGcaagaaagagaaggaaaaccGATGCCATGGTGGCGCAGCAGCGGAGGAGAAGACCATCAGCCACTTTAAGAGACAGATCAGACACAGATCTGAGGGCAAATATCGACCCAGATCCTGGTCTTCTGGTTCTAGTGAGGCAGGGTCGAGCTCCAGTGGGAACCAGGGTGACACAAAGTCATCCAGAAGCAAAACAGTTAGAGTAAGGCACAAATCCAGGGAGGCTACCAAGAACAAGAGGACACGCAACAACGGGCAAGTGAAGCTGCAGATGAAGGTGGTCGATaaggaggaaagaagaaaagtagGAGCGAGTGGCGGCGGCGCGACCGGCAGCGTTGCTAAACAACCACAAGTTTATAAGAAGGGGAAGAGACCGCTGAAGGAGATTCGTAAAGAGCTGGGTTGGCTGGAAGCGAGGGAGTCTGCAGTTGAagccagaaacaaaaaagagtACAAGGAGGAGCCCCTGTGGTACACCGAGCCCATCACGGAGTACCTTGTACCATTCAGCAGCTGTCAAAGTAAGCTTGAAACGAAGTATCGCAGCAAGGTGGGCTCTCCGGATGGCTTCGGTTTTTCTGAGGAAATGGAAAGGTTGCCCGAAAAAATCCAGGGAATCTGCATTGCCAGCGAGAGCTACCAGCGGGCCTATCTACCAGCAGGCTCATTTGTGGACGGGCACTTCGTGGAAGCACCTGGCGACGTGGACAACGAACCCGCCGACCTCACTGACACTTTGCGCTGCCCTCAGCCAGAAGATAGTAGAGATTTAGATGACAAGCATCTGTCTGAATTTACCGACTTCTATGAAGTCGATATTTATCAATCCATATTGGATACTAGTGCCTCAGACACGATACAAGAGAGTCGGATCTTGAGCCTGATTCGACAGAAAAGTAAAGAGCAAGGAGACAATGAGGCAGAATGCTGTTTAGTGTTAGATGGCCTTGAGCAGCAAGGGAAAAGTGCAATACAGGCAGACTCACAGGAAGCTTCGGGAACTGTTGGATTCTTAATGGAGGATTTTGAAAACTTGGTACATGTATGGGGGTGTTATTCACCATCTTCTTCCGAAGACATAGACGGGGAAAGCTTCCTTGGAGACTCTCCCGTCCGGCTCTCTCCGCTGCTGGATAGCGTGTCGTTGACTCTGAGCAAGCTATCCAGACCAGTAGAAGAACCAGCTGTTCCTGAAGCTCCCAGTGAAGCATCTGCTTTGGATTCATCCTGCTTCTCCCTTTTCGAGGTGCAGTGTGAGGGCGCCACTTTTCCCTTCCCCCGAGACTCGCTTTCTGTCAGTCACGAAAACAACACCAATTCTAGTAGCTGTCTCGACCCGCATTCTAATAAGCAGTCCCGCTTGCTAATATGGACCAAAAATAGTGCCTTTGACGAAACGGAACACTGTTCGAACCTATCGACGCGAACTTGCAGCCCATGGTCGCATTCAGAGGAGACTCGGTCGGACAACGAGCAGGGCAATGCTCTGGTGGAGGACGCCGCTCCGTTCGGCAGAGACGAACCGGACCGAGTcatccctcctcctctttcgGGTACATATCTAGAAGATGAAATATTGGAGTTTTTGCAGGAAGACTCGGgcaaaaagtgtgaaaaagtcaGCGTCAGCACAGCACCCAATCAGACCTTTaccaaaaaatctaaattagagTCCATTTGTGGCATAGCGCTAGAAAGGGATGAGAGCAAACCGTACAGCACAGATGTGTTTTCGGACAACGCGAACCAACAGAGTGACAATTACAGCTCAGGGATTATAAAAGACATTTGGACCGCCATAGGAGATGGAAAATTTGCTGCATCGAAGCACGGGGCAGACAAGCCAGGCAAGGGGCTCTTCTCCGATGAGTCGGGCACTTGCTGTTGCCGGTGTCTAGAGGTCCAGACTAAAGGAGTCTCGGTTCAGAGACCTCAGAAAAAGGCTGTGCAGCGATCTGAGTATCGCCTTTGGGACGGCAAGAAAGAAGAACAGGACTTGGCCAAAAACAAACTCTCTAAAGTGGACGCCGCTGGGGATTACATGACTCCGTCCAAGCCCTGGGACTTGAACTCCGACAAGGAAAGTACATCGTTCATCCTCGGAGGAGTGTATGGAGAGTTGAAAACACTAAGCGGCGATAAAAACTGGGCTGTCGTGCCACCTAGCGATACTCAAGATAGCTTGCTACAAtgcgccgccgccgctgcttcCGCGTCCAGCTCCGACATGCTGACCATCACGGGCAGAGATGTATTCACGGGCAGCCGCTTCGCCCCTGGGCACCGGCCCCTATGGAGGCCCCTCGTTTCCTTTGGGCAGAGCGACCAGGCCATTAAAGGAGGTGGAGACGGATTGAATAAGGGATTTTCTCTGATCTTCCATGAAGATTTGCTTGGATCATACGGGGGCTTGCACAAAGAGGAGCAAGGTCTAGAATACCCGTTTGCATCCTTCAACCTGAACAATCCCTTCTCTCAAGTCCTCCATGTCGAGTGTTCTTTGGAGCCTGAGGACATGGCTTCTTTCAGTCCGGGATTCAAGCCTAAATCTATTCTTTGCTCGGATTCAGAGAGCGAAGCCTTCCACACTCGAATTTACGGCATCAATCGGACGCAGTACAGAGCCATCCGCATTTCACCCAGGACTCATTTCCGACCAATATCGGCCTCAGAGCTGTCTCCTGGTGGTGTTAGCGATTCGGAGGCCGAGACCGACAAAGAGGAGATGAGTTTTCCCATCGCGGCGCCGGTAGACGTGTTCGACGATCCTCAGGCCGACCTCAAACCTCTGGAGGAGGACGCCGAATGCGAGGGACCTTATTATGGGAAGTCAGAACTGGAATCTGGTAAATTTTTACCAAGATTAAAGAAGTCTGGCATGGAGAAGAGTGCCCAGACCTCTCTGGATTCGCAGGAGGGCTCAAGTACCCTTCTGCCGATTGCCGAGCAAGAGAGCGGCTTGAGCTGCAAAATGACAGCAGCGGCTGTTCCGAGCGCAGGCGAACAGGTGGATGTGGGCAAGATTCAACAAGAAGAATCTGCAGAGGAAAAGCAGCCCCACTTATGTTCACCAGCAGGTCAGACCCCCAAGTACGGGATCGCTTATGACTATGTTGGCGACATGCAAGAG ttCCCTCTGTTAAATAGAAGTGGTCAGGGAGGAATTGGCAGCCAGCAAGATGAGTTCTGGTGGCAGAACACAATTTGTTCCCCCCTTTTCCCTGGTTCTCAGTGTACAG GGAGCAGCAACATTTGA